From the genome of Chanos chanos chromosome 5, fChaCha1.1, whole genome shotgun sequence, one region includes:
- the rdh10b gene encoding retinol dehydrogenase 10-B isoform X1 — MNIVAEFFVVSLKVVWAFILAGAKWLIRPREKSVAGQVCVITGAGSGLGRLFAKEFARRGATLVLWDINRQGNEETAEMVRQIYRDMSVSKEEPHDGVQDVPLIQPQVFTYYCDVSKRESVYSTAEKVRREVGNIDILINNAGVVSGHHLLECPDELIERTMMVNCHAHFWTSKAFLPKMLELNHGHIVTVASSLGLFTTAGVEDYCASKFGAIGFHESLSHELKAADKDGIKMTLVCPFLVDTGMFKGCKIRKEMAPFFPPLKPEYCVKEAMRAILTDQPMVCTPRAMYMVTFMKTVLPFDAIVCMYRFIGADKCMYPFLAHRKESMNNNEAKSGM, encoded by the exons ATGAACATCGTGGCTGAATTTTTCGTAGTGTCTCTTAAAGTGGTTTGGGCTTTCATATTGGCTGGTGCGAAATGGCTCATTCGGCCACGGGAAAAGAGTGTGGCaggtcaggtgtgtgtgataACTGGAGCTGGAAGCGGTCTCGGACGGCTCTTTGCGAAAGAGTTTGCCCGGAGAGGGGCGACCCTTGTGCTTTGGGACATTAACCGGCAAGGGAACGAGGAAACTGCCGAGATGGTTCGACAAATCTATCGGGATATGTCAGTTTCTAAAGAGG AACCTCACGACGGTGTTCAAGACGTGCCTTTAATCCAGCCACAAGTTTTCACATATTATTGCGACGTCAGTAAACGCGAGAGCGTATATTCCACTGCAGAGAAGGTGCGAAGAGAGGTGGGCAACATCGATATTCTCATCAACAACGCCGGTGTAGTCTCAGGGCACCATCTCCTGGAATGTCCAGATGAGCTCATTGAGCGAACCATGATGGTCAACTGCCACGCTCACTTCTGG ACTTCCAAGGCGTTTCTTCCCAAAATGCTGGAATTGAATCACGGACACATTGTGACTGTAGCCAGCTCTTTGGGATTATTCACAACTGCTGGTGTTGAG GATTATTGTGCAAGCAAGTTTGGAGCCATTGGATTTCATGAATCCCTCAGCCATGAACTGAAGGCAGCTGACAAAGATGGTATTAAGATGACTCTGGTCTGCCCATTCTTAGTGGACACCGGCATGTTTAAAGGCTGCAAAATCAG AAAGGAGATGGCTCCATTTTTCCCACCACTGAAGCCAGAATACTGCGTGAAGGAAGCTATGAGAGCCATCCTCACGGACCAGCCCATGGTCTGCACTCCACGAGCTATGTACATGGTCACCTTCATGAAAAC AGTTTTGCCATTCGATGCTATTGTATGCATGTATCGGTTCATCGGCGCCGACAAATGCATGTACCCTTTCCTGGCGCATCGCAAGGAGTCCATGAACAACAATGAAGCAAAATCGGGAATGTAG
- the rdh10b gene encoding retinol dehydrogenase 10-B isoform X2: MNIVAEFFVVSLKVVWAFILAGAKWLIRPREKSVAGQVCVITGAGSGLGRLFAKEFARRGATLVLWDINRQGNEETAEMVRQIYRDMSVSKEGKYISLKPHDGVQDVPLIQPQVFTYYCDVSKRESVYSTAEKVRREVGNIDILINNAGVVSGHHLLECPDELIERTMMVNCHAHFWTSKAFLPKMLELNHGHIVTVASSLGLFTTAGVEDYCASKFGAIGFHESLSHELKAADKDGIKMTLVCPFLVDTGMFKGCKIRKEMAPFFPPLKPEYCVKEAMRAILTDQPMVCTPRAMYMVTFMKTVLPFDAIVCMYRFIGADKCMYPFLAHRKESMNNNEAKSGM; encoded by the exons ATGAACATCGTGGCTGAATTTTTCGTAGTGTCTCTTAAAGTGGTTTGGGCTTTCATATTGGCTGGTGCGAAATGGCTCATTCGGCCACGGGAAAAGAGTGTGGCaggtcaggtgtgtgtgataACTGGAGCTGGAAGCGGTCTCGGACGGCTCTTTGCGAAAGAGTTTGCCCGGAGAGGGGCGACCCTTGTGCTTTGGGACATTAACCGGCAAGGGAACGAGGAAACTGCCGAGATGGTTCGACAAATCTATCGGGATATGTCAGTTTCTAAAGAGGGTAAGTATATTTCCTTAA AACCTCACGACGGTGTTCAAGACGTGCCTTTAATCCAGCCACAAGTTTTCACATATTATTGCGACGTCAGTAAACGCGAGAGCGTATATTCCACTGCAGAGAAGGTGCGAAGAGAGGTGGGCAACATCGATATTCTCATCAACAACGCCGGTGTAGTCTCAGGGCACCATCTCCTGGAATGTCCAGATGAGCTCATTGAGCGAACCATGATGGTCAACTGCCACGCTCACTTCTGG ACTTCCAAGGCGTTTCTTCCCAAAATGCTGGAATTGAATCACGGACACATTGTGACTGTAGCCAGCTCTTTGGGATTATTCACAACTGCTGGTGTTGAG GATTATTGTGCAAGCAAGTTTGGAGCCATTGGATTTCATGAATCCCTCAGCCATGAACTGAAGGCAGCTGACAAAGATGGTATTAAGATGACTCTGGTCTGCCCATTCTTAGTGGACACCGGCATGTTTAAAGGCTGCAAAATCAG AAAGGAGATGGCTCCATTTTTCCCACCACTGAAGCCAGAATACTGCGTGAAGGAAGCTATGAGAGCCATCCTCACGGACCAGCCCATGGTCTGCACTCCACGAGCTATGTACATGGTCACCTTCATGAAAAC AGTTTTGCCATTCGATGCTATTGTATGCATGTATCGGTTCATCGGCGCCGACAAATGCATGTACCCTTTCCTGGCGCATCGCAAGGAGTCCATGAACAACAATGAAGCAAAATCGGGAATGTAG